Proteins found in one Pectobacterium atrosepticum genomic segment:
- the hha gene encoding hemolysin expression modulator Hha, translating to MKKIDYLMRLRKCTTIDTLERVIEKNKYELSNDELEMFFSAADHRLAELTMNKLYDKIPTAVWRYVR from the coding sequence ATGAAAAAAATCGACTATTTGATGCGTTTGCGTAAATGCACAACCATTGACACACTCGAACGTGTTATTGAAAAAAACAAGTATGAGCTCTCCAATGATGAACTGGAGATGTTCTTTTCAGCAGCCGATCATCGCCTGGCTGAACTGACAATGAACAAACTCTACGACAAAATCCCTACCGCAGTATGGCGCTACGTACGTTAA
- the glnK gene encoding P-II family nitrogen regulator gives MKLVTVVIKPFKLEDVREALSSVGIQGLTVTEVKGFGRQKGHAELYRGAEYSVNFLPKVKIDIAIADDQLDEVIDVISKAAYTGKIGDGKIFVAELQRVIRIRTGETDEAAL, from the coding sequence ATGAAACTGGTTACTGTGGTGATAAAACCATTCAAGCTGGAAGATGTACGTGAAGCGTTATCTTCTGTTGGCATCCAGGGGCTAACCGTCACTGAGGTGAAAGGATTTGGTCGTCAGAAAGGGCACGCGGAGCTATACCGTGGCGCAGAATACAGCGTTAACTTTTTACCTAAGGTAAAAATTGATATCGCGATTGCAGACGACCAACTGGACGAAGTGATCGACGTCATCAGCAAAGCCGCGTACACCGGAAAAATTGGTGATGGCAAAATTTTTGTCGCCGAGTTGCAAAGGGTTATCCGTATTCGTACGGGTGAAACTGACGAAGCCGCACTTTAA
- a CDS encoding MGMT family protein: MSEKNDNFRQRVFQIVAAIPYGKIATYGDIAQLADSPRASRQVGGVLKRLPKDSKLPWHRVINRKGEISLVGGDYVRQKSALQAEGIIFNRQGKIDLAKYRWQYAP; this comes from the coding sequence ATGTCAGAAAAAAACGATAATTTCCGCCAACGCGTTTTTCAAATTGTCGCGGCGATTCCCTATGGGAAAATAGCGACCTATGGCGACATCGCGCAGCTTGCCGACTCCCCCAGAGCATCGAGGCAGGTCGGTGGGGTGTTAAAACGCCTGCCGAAAGACAGCAAACTCCCCTGGCATCGGGTAATCAATCGTAAAGGAGAAATATCGCTGGTTGGTGGAGATTATGTACGCCAGAAGTCTGCACTACAGGCGGAAGGCATCATTTTCAATCGGCAGGGAAAGATTGATCTTGCTAAATATCGCTGGCAATACGCGCCATAA
- a CDS encoding SmdB family multidrug efflux ABC transporter permease/ATP-binding protein has protein sequence MNSPQQFWPTLKRLLAYGSPWRKPLIQGVLMLWVAAIAEVSGPVLVSYFIDDLVAKGQFPLAIAAGLAMVYILLQILAASLHYFQTLLFNRVAVGVVQQLRIDVMDAALRQPLSTFDTQPVGQLISRVTNDTEVVKDLYVMVVSTVLRSAALVGAMLVAMFSLNWQMALVALMIFPAVATVMVLYHRFSTPTVRKVRSYLADINDGFNEVINGMGVIQQFRQQARFGKKLGAASHEHYEARMKALRLEGFLLRPLLSLFAAMVLCGLLIQFGFSSMGSVGVGVLYAFINYLGRLNEPLIELTTQQSMLQQAVVAGERIFELMDGKKQTYGNDERPLSTGRVDIDDVSFSYGTETRVLQNISLTIPERGFVALVGHTGSGKSTLASLLMGYYVPDEGEIRLDDRPLSTLSHTVLRQNVAMVQQDPVVLAESMFVNVTLGRDISEEAVWRVLEVVQLAELVRDFPEGLHTRIGEQGNNLSTGQKQLLAIARVLVQTPKILILDEATANIDSGTEQAVQKALRIIREQTTLIIIAHRLSTIVEADTIMVLHHGQTVERGTHEQLLQQQGRYYQMYQLQLAGEDLAAISTESCPA, from the coding sequence ATGAATAGCCCTCAACAGTTTTGGCCAACCCTGAAGCGTCTGTTGGCCTATGGTTCTCCCTGGAGAAAACCGCTGATACAAGGCGTACTCATGCTGTGGGTTGCTGCTATCGCTGAAGTCTCTGGTCCCGTGCTGGTGAGCTATTTTATTGACGATCTGGTGGCAAAAGGTCAGTTTCCGCTGGCGATTGCGGCTGGCTTGGCAATGGTCTATATCCTGCTGCAAATTCTGGCGGCCTCGCTGCACTATTTCCAGACACTGTTGTTTAACCGGGTCGCAGTGGGTGTCGTTCAGCAACTGCGTATTGATGTGATGGATGCCGCTTTGCGTCAGCCGCTTAGCACATTTGATACACAGCCTGTTGGGCAGTTGATTTCACGCGTCACCAATGACACCGAGGTAGTGAAAGATCTGTATGTCATGGTGGTGTCAACGGTATTACGCAGTGCGGCGTTGGTTGGTGCGATGCTGGTGGCGATGTTCAGTCTGAACTGGCAGATGGCGCTCGTTGCGCTGATGATTTTCCCTGCGGTCGCGACGGTCATGGTGCTCTATCACCGCTTTAGTACGCCGACTGTGCGCAAGGTGCGAAGCTATCTGGCGGACATTAACGATGGTTTCAACGAAGTGATTAATGGCATGGGTGTCATCCAGCAATTTCGCCAGCAGGCACGCTTTGGCAAGAAGTTGGGTGCAGCCAGCCATGAGCATTATGAAGCCCGTATGAAGGCCTTGCGTCTGGAAGGTTTTCTGCTGCGGCCTCTGCTGAGCTTATTTGCCGCGATGGTACTGTGTGGTTTGTTGATCCAATTTGGTTTTAGCTCGATGGGGTCGGTTGGCGTTGGGGTTCTGTACGCGTTTATCAACTACCTTGGCCGCTTAAATGAACCACTGATTGAGCTGACCACCCAGCAATCCATGTTACAGCAGGCGGTCGTCGCCGGTGAACGTATCTTTGAACTGATGGATGGCAAAAAGCAGACCTACGGCAATGACGAGCGCCCCCTGAGTACCGGGCGCGTTGATATTGACGATGTCTCTTTTTCTTATGGTACAGAAACACGCGTGCTACAGAATATTTCCCTGACGATACCTGAGCGCGGTTTTGTCGCCTTAGTGGGGCATACCGGCAGTGGGAAAAGTACGCTAGCCAGCCTACTTATGGGGTATTACGTGCCAGATGAGGGTGAGATTCGGCTTGATGACCGGCCGCTGTCGACGCTCTCTCATACCGTTTTGCGCCAAAATGTGGCAATGGTTCAACAGGATCCCGTTGTCCTGGCGGAGTCGATGTTCGTGAATGTGACTTTGGGACGTGATATCAGCGAAGAGGCCGTCTGGCGTGTGCTGGAAGTGGTGCAGCTTGCTGAACTGGTTCGGGATTTTCCTGAAGGGTTGCATACGCGCATTGGTGAGCAAGGGAACAACTTGTCTACCGGACAAAAACAGCTGTTAGCGATTGCGCGGGTCTTGGTGCAAACGCCTAAAATCCTGATTCTCGATGAGGCTACTGCGAATATTGACTCTGGCACGGAGCAGGCGGTGCAAAAGGCGTTGCGCATCATCAGGGAACAGACGACCTTGATTATCATCGCCCATCGGCTTTCCACTATCGTTGAGGCCGACACGATTATGGTGCTCCATCATGGGCAAACCGTTGAGCGGGGAACGCACGAGCAACTGCTGCAACAGCAGGGCCGCTATTATCAAATGTATCAATTACAACTGGCCGGAGAGGATCTCGCTGCCATTAGCACGGAATCTTGCCCTGCATAA
- the amtB gene encoding ammonium transporter AmtB encodes MKMKKLLSSLGLGVAALLPSWAMAATPTIDKADNAFIMICTVLVLFMTIPGIALFYGGLIRSKNVLSMMTQVSVTFAMVCILWVVYGYSLAFSEGNAFFGGFSTFMLKGIGIESISGTYYQFVHVAYQASFACITVALIVGAIAERIRFSAVLIFVGLWLTFSYLPMTHMVWGGGYLAMDGALDFAGGTVVHINAAVAGLVGAYLLGKRAGFGKEAFKPHNLPMVFIGTAILYIGWFGFNAGSAGAANGVAALAFLNTVVATAAAILAWVGGEWLVRGKPSLLGACSGCIAGLVAITPAAGTVGVGGALIIGLAGGVAGLWGVTVLKRWLRVDDPCDVFGVHGVCGIVGCILTGVFTSASLGGTGYAEGVTMAHQVWVQLFSVIVCLVWSGVVAFVAFKVADMIVGLRVPEEQEREGLDVNSHGESAYNQ; translated from the coding sequence ATGAAAATGAAAAAACTACTCTCTTCATTAGGTCTCGGTGTGGCGGCATTACTCCCGTCCTGGGCAATGGCTGCGACACCGACAATTGATAAAGCGGATAACGCTTTTATTATGATTTGTACCGTGTTGGTACTTTTTATGACTATACCAGGCATCGCACTGTTTTATGGCGGCCTGATCCGTTCGAAGAACGTACTGTCCATGATGACGCAGGTGAGTGTAACGTTCGCGATGGTCTGTATCTTGTGGGTGGTTTACGGATATAGCCTGGCCTTCAGTGAAGGTAACGCCTTCTTCGGTGGTTTCAGTACGTTTATGCTGAAAGGCATCGGGATTGAGTCCATCAGCGGTACCTACTATCAGTTTGTGCATGTGGCTTATCAGGCTTCCTTCGCCTGTATCACCGTTGCGTTGATTGTCGGGGCGATCGCTGAGCGTATTCGTTTCTCTGCGGTGCTGATTTTTGTTGGGCTGTGGCTGACGTTCTCCTACCTGCCGATGACGCACATGGTATGGGGCGGTGGCTATCTGGCTATGGATGGCGCGTTAGACTTTGCTGGCGGTACGGTCGTTCACATCAACGCCGCGGTTGCTGGGTTGGTTGGTGCTTACCTGCTGGGCAAACGTGCTGGCTTTGGTAAAGAAGCCTTCAAACCGCATAACCTGCCGATGGTGTTTATTGGTACGGCGATTCTGTATATCGGCTGGTTTGGTTTCAATGCGGGGTCTGCGGGTGCTGCTAACGGTGTCGCCGCTCTGGCTTTCCTGAACACTGTTGTTGCGACTGCTGCTGCGATTCTGGCATGGGTTGGTGGTGAGTGGTTGGTACGCGGTAAACCTTCTCTGCTGGGCGCGTGCTCTGGCTGTATCGCAGGTCTGGTGGCAATTACCCCAGCAGCGGGTACGGTTGGCGTGGGTGGCGCCTTGATCATCGGTCTGGCTGGTGGTGTTGCGGGCCTGTGGGGCGTAACAGTACTGAAAAGATGGCTGCGTGTGGATGACCCGTGTGATGTGTTCGGTGTTCACGGCGTGTGCGGTATCGTTGGTTGTATCTTGACGGGGGTATTCACGTCGGCATCGCTGGGTGGAACAGGCTATGCTGAAGGTGTGACAATGGCGCACCAGGTTTGGGTACAGCTGTTCAGCGTGATTGTTTGTCTGGTGTGGTCTGGCGTGGTGGCATTTGTCGCCTTCAAGGTTGCGGATATGATCGTTGGTCTGCGTGTACCTGAAGAGCAAGAGCGCGAAGGTCTGGACGTTAACAGCCATGGCGAGAGCGCTTACAACCAATAA
- a CDS encoding multidrug efflux RND transporter permease subunit — protein sequence MAKFFIDRPIFAWVLAIMVMLTGLLAIVKLPIAQYPTIAPPAIEITANYPGADASTLQDSVTQVIEQNMNGIDNLMYMSSSSDSSGTVQITLTFEASTDPDIAQVQVQNKLQLAMPLLPQEVQQQGVNVQKSSSSFLMVAAFISEDGKMSQEDIADYVAANVKDPISRTSGVGDAQLFGSQYAMRIWLDPNKLNNYQLTSGDVSAAIRVQNNQIAAGQLGGAPPVPGQQLNASIIAQTRLNSAEEFSKILLKVNADGSQVRLKDVARVELGAEGYDVIARFNGKPAAGIGIKLATGANALDTANAVKDALTKAEEFFPSGLKVVYPYDTTPFVKISINEVVKTLVEAIVLVFLVMYLFLQNFRATLIPTIAVPVVLLGTFAILSAFGYSINTLTMFAMVLAIGLLVDDAIVVVENVERVMAEEGLPPKEATKRSMEQIQGALVGIALVLSAVFVPMAFTGGSTGAIYRQFSITIVSAMVLSVLVALILTPALCATLLKPIAKGDHGEKKGFFGWFNRLFEKSTQHYTDSVANILRSTGRYLVIYLLIVVGLALLFLRLPTSFLPDEDQGVLLNIVQLPSGATQENTQKIMDRMTQYYLDNEKGNVKSVFTVTGFGFSGRGQNAGLAFASLNDWSERSGAENKVMAIAGRANAAFSQYKEAMVFAVNLPAIIELGTATGFDFQLIDQANLGHAKLTEARNQLLGMAAQRPDTLVQVRPNGMEDTPQFRLDIDQEKAQALGVSLSDISSTLATTLGGSYVNDFIDRGRVKKVYVQADAPFRMLPDDIKNWYIRGSNGQMVPFSAFTQSHWEYGSPRLERYNGQPSMQIQGEAAPGKSSGDAMALMEEFVTKLPQGIGYQWTGMSYQERLSGNQAPAIYAISLIVVFLCLAALYESWSIPFSVMLVVPLGIIGALIAANMTGLENDVYFKVGLLTTIGLSAKNAILIVEFAKDLMEKEGKGLIEATLDAVRMRLRPILMTSLAFILGVMPLVISSGAGSGAQNAVGTGVMGGMITATVLAIFFVPVFFVVVRRRFSKKVDDTTAH from the coding sequence ATGGCTAAGTTTTTTATAGATCGACCCATTTTTGCATGGGTACTCGCCATCATGGTGATGCTGACGGGGTTGCTGGCAATTGTTAAATTACCCATTGCCCAGTACCCAACAATCGCGCCACCCGCGATTGAAATAACAGCAAACTATCCTGGGGCCGATGCATCAACACTGCAAGACTCTGTTACGCAGGTTATCGAACAGAATATGAACGGTATCGATAACCTGATGTACATGTCATCAAGCAGTGACTCCTCAGGTACGGTCCAGATTACGCTGACCTTTGAGGCCAGTACCGATCCGGACATCGCGCAGGTTCAGGTGCAGAACAAGCTGCAACTGGCCATGCCGTTGCTGCCGCAGGAAGTACAGCAGCAAGGGGTGAACGTTCAGAAATCAAGTAGCAGCTTCCTTATGGTTGCCGCCTTCATTAGTGAAGACGGTAAAATGTCACAGGAAGATATCGCTGACTACGTGGCCGCTAACGTTAAAGACCCTATCAGTCGTACATCCGGCGTAGGCGACGCGCAGCTATTTGGCTCCCAGTACGCCATGCGTATCTGGCTAGATCCGAACAAGCTGAACAACTATCAGTTAACTTCAGGTGACGTCAGCGCAGCAATCCGTGTTCAAAACAACCAGATCGCCGCAGGACAATTGGGGGGCGCTCCACCGGTTCCCGGCCAGCAGTTGAACGCCTCGATCATTGCGCAGACCCGTCTGAATTCAGCAGAGGAGTTTTCTAAAATACTGCTGAAGGTCAACGCCGATGGGTCTCAGGTTCGCCTTAAAGATGTCGCACGCGTTGAGTTGGGCGCAGAAGGCTACGACGTTATAGCTCGTTTCAATGGGAAACCCGCTGCCGGTATCGGTATCAAATTGGCAACAGGTGCGAACGCGCTGGATACGGCAAACGCAGTAAAAGATGCACTGACCAAAGCGGAAGAGTTCTTTCCTTCAGGCCTGAAAGTCGTTTACCCGTACGATACAACGCCCTTCGTTAAGATCTCGATCAACGAAGTAGTGAAAACGCTGGTGGAAGCTATCGTACTGGTATTCCTGGTGATGTACCTGTTCCTGCAGAACTTCCGTGCCACGCTGATCCCAACAATCGCGGTGCCGGTCGTCTTGCTGGGGACATTTGCTATCCTCTCCGCGTTTGGTTATTCCATAAACACCTTGACGATGTTCGCGATGGTTCTCGCCATCGGGCTTCTGGTGGATGACGCCATCGTCGTCGTGGAAAACGTGGAACGAGTAATGGCGGAAGAAGGTCTGCCGCCTAAAGAAGCAACCAAACGATCCATGGAGCAGATCCAAGGCGCGTTGGTCGGTATTGCACTGGTGCTGTCCGCCGTATTCGTCCCGATGGCGTTTACCGGTGGTTCAACAGGGGCAATCTACCGCCAGTTCTCCATCACAATCGTTTCGGCGATGGTGCTGTCGGTTCTGGTTGCGTTGATTTTGACACCAGCACTTTGTGCAACACTGCTGAAACCCATCGCCAAAGGCGATCATGGTGAGAAAAAAGGCTTCTTCGGCTGGTTCAACCGGCTGTTTGAGAAGAGCACGCAGCACTACACCGACAGCGTGGCGAATATCCTGCGCAGCACTGGCCGTTATCTGGTCATCTATCTGTTGATAGTTGTGGGTCTGGCACTGTTGTTCTTACGTTTGCCAACGTCTTTCCTGCCGGACGAAGACCAGGGGGTTCTCCTGAACATTGTTCAGTTACCTTCAGGTGCAACGCAGGAAAACACCCAGAAAATCATGGACAGAATGACGCAATACTATCTCGACAATGAGAAAGGTAACGTTAAGTCTGTGTTTACCGTGACGGGCTTCGGGTTCTCTGGTCGTGGGCAGAATGCCGGTTTGGCTTTCGCCAGCTTGAATGACTGGAGTGAACGAAGCGGCGCAGAAAATAAAGTTATGGCGATTGCAGGCCGAGCAAACGCGGCCTTTAGCCAGTATAAAGAAGCTATGGTTTTCGCAGTCAACCTTCCTGCGATTATCGAACTGGGTACTGCAACAGGTTTCGACTTCCAGTTGATTGACCAAGCTAACCTTGGGCACGCAAAACTGACGGAAGCACGTAATCAGTTACTGGGCATGGCAGCACAACGCCCTGATACGCTGGTGCAAGTTCGTCCGAACGGGATGGAAGATACACCGCAATTCCGTCTTGATATCGATCAGGAAAAAGCACAAGCGCTTGGCGTGTCACTGTCAGATATCAGCTCAACGTTGGCAACAACGCTGGGTGGTTCTTATGTGAATGACTTTATCGATCGCGGTCGCGTGAAGAAAGTTTACGTTCAGGCCGACGCGCCTTTCCGTATGCTGCCAGATGACATCAAAAACTGGTACATCCGCGGTAGTAACGGACAGATGGTGCCATTCTCCGCCTTCACGCAGAGTCACTGGGAATACGGTTCACCGCGTCTGGAGCGTTATAACGGCCAGCCATCCATGCAAATACAGGGCGAAGCGGCTCCAGGTAAGAGTTCCGGTGACGCCATGGCGTTGATGGAAGAGTTCGTCACCAAATTACCGCAAGGTATCGGCTACCAATGGACGGGAATGTCCTATCAAGAGCGGTTATCAGGCAACCAGGCTCCTGCAATCTATGCCATTTCATTGATTGTCGTGTTCCTGTGTCTGGCGGCGCTTTATGAGAGCTGGTCAATTCCGTTCTCCGTCATGCTGGTTGTTCCATTGGGGATCATCGGTGCATTGATTGCAGCGAATATGACGGGTCTTGAAAATGACGTTTACTTTAAGGTGGGCCTGCTAACAACCATAGGGCTATCGGCGAAGAACGCCATATTGATCGTCGAATTTGCTAAAGATCTGATGGAAAAAGAAGGGAAAGGACTGATTGAAGCAACGCTGGATGCTGTTCGTATGCGTTTGCGTCCAATCCTGATGACATCACTGGCCTTTATCCTCGGTGTAATGCCGCTGGTAATTAGTAGTGGTGCGGGTTCCGGTGCACAGAACGCCGTTGGTACTGGCGTAATGGGCGGGATGATTACGGCAACCGTGCTGGCTATCTTCTTCGTTCCGGTGTTCTTCGTTGTTGTCCGCCGTCGTTTCAGCAAGAAAGTGGACGATACAACAGCTCACTAA
- a CDS encoding efflux RND transporter periplasmic adaptor subunit: protein MNKNRGLTPLAAVLMLSGGLMLAGCDDGNNQQGGAQQQMPEVGIVTLKTEALNVMTELPGRTSAYRIAEVRPQVGGIILKRNFVEGSDVKAGASLYQIDPATYQANYNSAKGSLAQAQAQAEIARLTVNRYKPLLGTNYVSKQDYDQAVATSRQADAAVQAAKATVDTAQINLAYTKVNAPIEGRVGKSTVTEGALVGTSQATALTTLQQLDPIYVDVTQSSNDFLQLKRELENGTLKQNEGKANVRLLLENGTEYTEAGTLEFSDVTVDETTGSITLRAIFPNPQHNLLPGMFVRARLDSGVNPTALLVPQQGITRDPRGQATAMVVGEGDKVEPRTLKTSKAIGDKWLVAEGLKAGDRVILTGLQKIRPGAQVKAKEVAPENQQAPQASAEPAKS from the coding sequence ATGAACAAAAACAGAGGGCTAACGCCTCTGGCGGCAGTTCTGATGCTTTCTGGCGGCTTAATGCTTGCGGGATGTGATGACGGCAACAATCAGCAAGGTGGCGCACAGCAGCAGATGCCTGAAGTGGGTATTGTTACGTTGAAAACGGAAGCACTGAATGTTATGACCGAGCTGCCGGGCCGTACAAGTGCTTACCGTATTGCAGAGGTTCGCCCACAGGTTGGCGGTATTATCCTCAAACGCAACTTCGTTGAAGGTTCCGACGTTAAAGCTGGTGCATCGCTGTATCAGATCGATCCGGCGACATATCAGGCAAACTATAATAGCGCCAAAGGCTCACTTGCTCAGGCACAGGCTCAGGCAGAAATTGCCCGCCTGACGGTTAACCGCTATAAACCGCTGCTGGGCACCAACTACGTCAGCAAGCAGGATTACGATCAGGCAGTTGCCACCTCTCGTCAGGCTGATGCAGCGGTTCAGGCTGCTAAAGCGACGGTTGACACTGCGCAAATCAATCTGGCTTACACCAAAGTTAATGCACCAATCGAAGGCCGCGTGGGTAAATCCACGGTAACGGAAGGCGCATTGGTGGGCACCAGCCAAGCAACGGCATTAACGACCTTACAGCAGCTTGATCCAATCTATGTGGATGTCACGCAGTCCAGTAATGATTTCCTGCAACTGAAGAGAGAGCTGGAAAACGGCACGCTGAAACAAAATGAAGGCAAAGCGAATGTTCGCCTGCTGTTGGAAAACGGTACCGAATATACCGAAGCGGGTACATTGGAATTCTCTGATGTAACGGTAGATGAAACCACGGGCTCCATCACGCTGCGCGCTATTTTCCCAAACCCACAGCATAACCTGCTCCCCGGAATGTTTGTACGAGCTCGCCTCGATTCCGGTGTTAACCCAACGGCTTTGTTAGTTCCTCAACAAGGTATAACCCGCGATCCGCGTGGTCAGGCCACAGCGATGGTTGTTGGGGAAGGCGATAAAGTGGAACCTCGCACGCTTAAAACCAGTAAAGCAATCGGTGACAAATGGTTGGTTGCCGAAGGCTTGAAAGCGGGCGATCGCGTTATCCTCACTGGTCTGCAAAAAATCAGACCCGGTGCGCAGGTGAAAGCTAAAGAAGTCGCTCCAGAAAATCAGCAGGCGCCGCAAGCGTCAGCAGAACCCGCGAAGTCTTAA
- a CDS encoding 50S ribosomal protein L36 yields the protein MQVLSSLRSAKNRHKDCIVVRRRGRVYVICKSNPRFKAVQGGKKKKG from the coding sequence ATGCAGGTTCTTAGTTCGCTGCGTTCAGCAAAAAATCGCCATAAAGATTGTATTGTGGTCCGCCGTCGTGGGCGAGTTTACGTTATATGTAAATCCAATCCGCGCTTTAAGGCCGTACAAGGCGGAAAAAAGAAAAAAGGTTAA
- the acrR gene encoding DNA-binding transcriptional repressor AcrR: MARKTKKQAQETRQQILDTALRVFSEHGVSATSLSDIATAAGVTRGAIYWHFKNKAEIFDEIWALAESKISEFEIEYQTKFPDNPLRVMRELLIYMLRLTVSDTHWRSIMEIVFHKCEFVGEMLQSYNARKELYLSCYVDIEENLIECIRMGMLPTDIHPRRAAIALRAYFSGVMENWLFMPESFDLDQEAPALVDAFIDMLHFSPALRKPAE, encoded by the coding sequence ATGGCACGAAAAACCAAAAAACAGGCTCAGGAAACTCGGCAACAGATACTGGATACTGCGTTAAGAGTGTTCTCTGAGCATGGTGTGTCTGCGACTTCATTGTCTGATATTGCGACTGCTGCTGGTGTGACCCGCGGTGCTATTTATTGGCATTTTAAGAACAAAGCCGAAATTTTTGATGAAATCTGGGCTCTGGCAGAGTCAAAAATCAGTGAGTTTGAAATAGAGTATCAGACAAAATTCCCTGATAATCCACTCCGTGTGATGCGTGAATTATTGATTTATATGCTGCGTTTAACCGTTAGCGACACTCACTGGCGTTCCATTATGGAGATCGTTTTTCACAAATGTGAGTTTGTCGGTGAAATGCTGCAATCGTATAATGCACGAAAAGAGCTTTATCTTTCCTGCTATGTGGATATCGAAGAAAACCTGATTGAGTGCATTCGTATGGGGATGTTGCCGACGGACATTCATCCCCGTCGGGCAGCGATTGCGCTGCGTGCCTATTTCTCCGGTGTGATGGAGAACTGGTTATTTATGCCGGAAAGTTTCGATCTCGATCAGGAAGCCCCGGCGCTGGTAGATGCCTTTATCGACATGTTGCATTTTAGCCCTGCGCTGCGTAAACCTGCTGAGTAA
- a CDS encoding type B 50S ribosomal protein L31 — protein MKAGIHPDYRTVVFHDTSADVYYRTGSTIKTDRTIELEGTHYPYVIIEVSSASHPYYTGKQKEYSKEGSTARFHQRFGNFFK, from the coding sequence ATGAAAGCGGGTATTCACCCTGACTATCGCACAGTGGTATTTCATGATACCAGCGCGGATGTCTATTACAGGACTGGGTCAACCATTAAAACCGATCGAACCATTGAGCTTGAGGGTACCCACTACCCTTACGTCATCATCGAAGTTTCTTCGGCATCGCATCCCTATTACACCGGGAAGCAAAAAGAATATTCCAAAGAAGGCAGCACGGCACGCTTCCATCAGCGTTTCGGGAACTTCTTCAAGTAA
- the tomB gene encoding Hha toxicity modulator TomB produces the protein MDEYTPKHYDIAQLRFLCENLCDESIATLGDSSHGWVNDPTSAINLQLNELIEHIATFILTFKIKYPNESELSEQVEKYLDDTYVLFSNYGINDAELRRWQKSKAKLFGMFSGENICTPAKT, from the coding sequence ATGGATGAGTACACACCGAAACATTATGATATTGCCCAACTCAGATTCTTATGTGAGAATCTGTGTGACGAAAGCATAGCAACGTTAGGCGATAGCAGTCACGGCTGGGTCAATGATCCAACATCTGCGATCAATCTCCAATTAAATGAACTTATTGAGCATATCGCTACGTTTATTCTCACATTTAAAATAAAATACCCTAACGAAAGTGAGCTTTCAGAGCAGGTTGAAAAGTATTTGGATGATACTTACGTCTTGTTTAGCAACTATGGCATTAATGATGCTGAACTACGACGCTGGCAGAAATCCAAAGCAAAATTATTCGGAATGTTCTCAGGGGAGAACATCTGTACGCCTGCTAAAACTTAA
- a CDS encoding acyl-CoA thioesterase II, translating into MSESLQPLLDLLRLEKLEEGLFRGQSDDLGLRQVFGGQVVGQAMSAAKQTVPAERNIHSFHSYFLLPGDSQKPIIYDVENLRDGNSFSARRVSAIQNGRPIFYMTASFQSHEEGFEHQNVMPDVAPPEVLKSEQEIAQDMQHLLPPRFRDKFIQASPIEMRPVKFHNPLKGEVDEPIRHVWCRASSPLPDDKHIHQYLLGYTSDCNFLLTALQPHGVGFLEPGMQVATIDHSMWFHRDFRLDDWLLYTVESTSASGARGFVRGQFYTREGVLVASSVQEGVMRRRQQ; encoded by the coding sequence ATGAGTGAATCACTACAACCCCTTCTCGACCTCCTGCGTTTAGAGAAACTCGAAGAAGGGCTATTTCGCGGACAAAGCGATGATTTGGGGCTGCGCCAGGTATTTGGTGGGCAAGTTGTCGGCCAAGCCATGTCGGCCGCTAAGCAGACCGTTCCTGCCGAGCGCAACATTCACTCTTTTCATAGCTACTTTTTGTTACCCGGCGATAGTCAAAAACCGATTATTTATGACGTTGAAAACCTGCGCGATGGCAACAGTTTCAGCGCTCGCCGCGTTAGTGCCATCCAAAATGGTCGCCCCATTTTTTATATGACTGCCTCATTTCAAAGTCATGAGGAAGGGTTTGAGCACCAAAATGTGATGCCAGACGTCGCACCGCCAGAGGTGCTGAAATCTGAGCAGGAAATCGCACAAGACATGCAGCATCTTCTGCCGCCCCGCTTTCGCGATAAATTTATTCAGGCCAGCCCGATTGAGATGCGCCCGGTTAAATTCCATAACCCGCTAAAGGGCGAAGTGGACGAGCCAATACGACACGTTTGGTGCCGTGCCAGCAGCCCGCTGCCGGACGACAAGCATATCCACCAATATCTGCTTGGCTATACGTCTGACTGCAACTTCCTACTCACGGCCTTGCAGCCTCATGGCGTTGGCTTTTTGGAACCGGGTATGCAGGTCGCCACGATCGATCACTCGATGTGGTTCCACCGTGATTTCCGGCTAGACGACTGGCTGTTATATACCGTGGAAAGCACATCCGCATCCGGCGCCCGTGGCTTCGTACGCGGACAATTCTATACCCGAGAAGGTGTGCTGGTTGCATCTAGCGTGCAGGAAGGAGTCATGCGTCGCCGCCAGCAGTAA